One part of the Corynebacterium aurimucosum ATCC 700975 genome encodes these proteins:
- a CDS encoding PLP-dependent aminotransferase family protein, which translates to MSFRLDPSDTRALPVQIAEALRTQVAAGILLPGEQVPSTRSLARDLGISRGSVVTAYEQLTAEGYLTASVGSGTVINPHLPHGRTPQPHPAPRPSPAPPRVELTPGLPDTAGIITPEWRAAWRKAAVNPSGDLPREVAAHLRHMRGLTVDPAYVVITAGARDGLSVLLRALGGHLRVGVESPGYPSLRRVPQALGHTLVDVPTDAHGVTVPTVDLDVLIVTPSHQHPYGGSLPAARRAELVEWARSNDVLIIEDDFDSELRYVGQPLPALAALAPEHTVLLGTFSSVISPSIACGYLVVPPSLRSAVDRVREVFGQPVGAIPQAALANYLASGALRRHTGRMRRAYKRRRDLVQAALEDAPATLLPIHGGLHAVLLCDNAVVDRAASLGLTLTPLSDYWGGVAAEEGVVLGFGHLSDVELAAALDLVKQALTS; encoded by the coding sequence GTGTCTTTCCGCCTCGATCCATCTGATACGCGCGCGTTGCCGGTGCAGATTGCCGAAGCCCTCCGCACCCAAGTCGCGGCGGGCATTTTGCTGCCCGGCGAGCAGGTGCCGTCGACGCGTTCGCTGGCGCGCGATCTGGGCATTTCCCGAGGCAGCGTGGTTACCGCCTACGAGCAGCTCACCGCCGAGGGCTACCTCACCGCGTCGGTTGGCTCGGGCACAGTCATCAACCCGCACCTGCCCCATGGGCGCACCCCACAGCCTCACCCCGCGCCGCGGCCCAGTCCTGCCCCACCGCGCGTGGAGTTGACCCCCGGCTTGCCCGATACGGCCGGAATCATCACCCCCGAATGGAGGGCGGCGTGGCGCAAGGCCGCGGTGAATCCTTCCGGCGATCTTCCCCGCGAGGTGGCCGCGCACCTGCGCCACATGCGCGGGCTCACCGTCGACCCGGCTTACGTTGTCATCACCGCCGGCGCCCGCGACGGCCTCTCGGTGCTGCTGCGCGCGCTGGGAGGCCACCTACGAGTCGGCGTGGAATCCCCCGGCTACCCCAGCCTGCGCCGCGTCCCCCAAGCTTTGGGGCACACGCTTGTCGACGTCCCCACCGACGCCCACGGCGTCACCGTCCCCACCGTTGACCTCGACGTTCTCATCGTCACCCCCTCCCACCAGCACCCTTATGGCGGTTCGCTGCCGGCGGCCCGGCGCGCGGAACTCGTCGAGTGGGCACGCAGCAACGACGTGCTCATCATCGAGGATGACTTCGATTCCGAACTGCGCTACGTCGGCCAGCCCTTGCCCGCGCTGGCCGCGCTCGCCCCGGAGCACACCGTCTTGCTGGGCACGTTTTCCTCGGTGATTTCGCCGTCGATTGCCTGCGGCTACCTCGTGGTGCCGCCGAGCTTGCGCTCGGCGGTGGACCGCGTCCGGGAGGTCTTCGGCCAGCCCGTCGGTGCTATCCCCCAAGCGGCGTTGGCGAACTACCTGGCCAGCGGTGCGCTACGGCGGCATACCGGCCGGATGCGCCGCGCCTACAAGCGCCGCCGCGATCTCGTCCAAGCCGCGCTGGAAGACGCCCCCGCTACCCTTCTGCCCATCCACGGCGGGCTCCATGCGGTGTTGCTGTGCGATAACGCCGTAGTCGACCGCGCAGCTTCCCTAGGGCTAACGCTCACCCCGCTCAGTGACTACTGGGGCGGCGTGGCCGCCGAGGAAGGCGTGGTCTTGGGCTTTGGGCATTTGAGCGATGTCGAACTCGCCGCCGCGCTGGATCTGGTCAAGCAGGCCTTAACTAGCTGA
- the pdxS gene encoding pyridoxal 5'-phosphate synthase lyase subunit PdxS: protein MTEQKNEQGRATTRVKRGLADMLKGGVIMDVVTPEQARIAEDAGASAVMALERVPADIRAQGGVARMSDPDLIEGIVNAVDIPVMAKARIGHFVEAQILGELGVDFIDESEVLSPADYVNHINKWDFGVPFVCGATNLGEALRRITEGAAMIRSKGEAGTGDVSEAVKHLRTIKGEIARLQNLDRDELYVAAKELQAPYDLVAEVAETGKLPVVLFVAGGVATPADAALVRQTGAEGVFVGSGIFKSGEPAKRAEAIVKAATLYDQPAELAKISRGLGEAMVGINVNDIPAPHRLAERGW from the coding sequence ATGACTGAACAGAAGAATGAACAGGGACGCGCCACGACGCGCGTCAAGCGTGGACTGGCTGACATGCTCAAGGGTGGCGTCATCATGGATGTGGTCACCCCGGAGCAGGCCCGAATTGCTGAGGACGCAGGTGCGTCCGCCGTCATGGCGCTGGAGCGCGTGCCGGCCGATATCCGCGCCCAGGGCGGCGTGGCCCGCATGTCTGATCCGGACCTCATCGAAGGCATCGTCAACGCCGTGGACATCCCAGTGATGGCGAAGGCCCGCATCGGTCACTTCGTCGAGGCGCAGATCCTCGGCGAGCTGGGCGTGGACTTCATCGACGAGTCCGAGGTGCTCAGCCCGGCCGACTACGTCAACCACATCAACAAGTGGGATTTCGGCGTGCCTTTCGTGTGCGGTGCGACGAACCTGGGCGAGGCCCTGCGCCGCATCACCGAGGGCGCGGCCATGATTCGCTCCAAGGGCGAGGCCGGCACCGGCGACGTCTCCGAGGCTGTCAAGCACCTGCGCACCATCAAGGGCGAAATCGCACGCCTCCAGAACCTGGATCGCGACGAGCTCTACGTCGCCGCCAAGGAACTGCAGGCGCCGTATGACCTGGTTGCTGAGGTTGCAGAGACCGGCAAGCTGCCGGTCGTGCTGTTCGTCGCCGGTGGCGTCGCCACGCCTGCCGACGCCGCCCTCGTCCGCCAGACGGGTGCTGAAGGCGTCTTCGTCGGCTCCGGCATCTTCAAGTCCGGCGAGCCCGCGAAGCGCGCGGAGGCCATCGTTAAGGCGGCGACCCTCTACGACCAGCCGGCCGAGCTGGCCAAGATCAGCCGCGGTCTGGGCGAGGCCATGGTAGGCATCAACGTCAACGACATCCCCGCCCCGCACCGCTTGGCAGAGCGCGGTTGGTAA
- a CDS encoding M3 family metallopeptidase, with the protein MTNPLLTPSTLPYQLPPFAEIKVEHYRPAFDEALALHDAEIASITDNPTAPTWENTVEALERSGQDLDRVMAVFGNLSGTDVTDEMEEIAADIYPRLSAHYDAIYQNEVLYARIKEATPPADDAEGQRLHDHLLRTFARKGADLDAAGKARLSEINQRLSALSEEFGRNLMASTRERAVSFTEEELEGLPAERIASAKADAEALGREGFVIPLELPTVQSELSRLVREDARGRLYGASASRGSENNIPGLIEAVQLRAERAELLGFATHADYVIAEETAATADAARTMLFDLAPAAAANAEGEQKLLAEEATLNGQGFSAADWPYWESKVRARDFSLDEDELRKYFPLDQVLEKGVFAAAERLYGITVTPRDDLEGYAEGVRVWEVRDGDISHVGIDSHEDKGIGLLLTDYFGRPTKRGGAWMSEFVGQSRLLERKPVIVNVMGITKPTDGSQPLLSMDEVRTVFHEFGHALHGLLSDVRYPTFAGTNVPRDWVEFPSQINENWALDKNLVKEYARHVETGEPIPDELLDAISAASEFGQGFATSEYLGASIIDLAWHSLSAADAAKLEATPEAVAEFEAEALRAAGLDNKLIAPRYRSTYFNHIFAGGYSAGYYSYLWAEALDADGFEWFKEQTDLHAAGQKFRNVILSKGASRDFTEAYREFRGRDKDVAPLLKRRGLAGA; encoded by the coding sequence ATGACTAACCCACTACTGACCCCCTCCACGCTGCCCTACCAGCTCCCGCCGTTTGCGGAGATCAAGGTAGAGCACTACCGCCCTGCCTTCGACGAAGCACTCGCGCTTCACGACGCCGAAATCGCCTCCATCACCGACAACCCCACCGCGCCCACGTGGGAGAACACCGTGGAGGCGCTCGAGCGCTCCGGCCAGGACCTTGACCGCGTCATGGCGGTCTTTGGCAACCTCTCCGGCACGGATGTCACTGATGAGATGGAGGAGATCGCCGCCGACATCTACCCGCGCTTGTCCGCGCACTATGACGCGATCTACCAGAACGAGGTGCTCTACGCGCGCATCAAGGAGGCCACGCCGCCTGCCGACGACGCCGAAGGCCAGCGCCTCCACGACCACCTCCTGCGCACCTTTGCCCGCAAGGGCGCCGACCTCGACGCGGCCGGCAAGGCCCGTCTCTCCGAAATCAACCAGCGCCTGTCTGCGCTCTCCGAAGAATTCGGCCGCAATCTCATGGCGTCTACCCGCGAGCGCGCGGTTTCCTTCACCGAAGAGGAACTCGAGGGCCTGCCCGCCGAGCGCATCGCCTCCGCCAAGGCCGATGCCGAGGCGTTAGGCCGCGAAGGTTTTGTCATCCCGCTGGAGCTGCCGACCGTGCAATCGGAGCTGAGCCGTCTGGTGCGGGAGGATGCGAGGGGGAGGTTGTATGGGGCGTCGGCAAGCAGGGGCTCCGAGAACAACATCCCGGGTCTCATCGAGGCCGTCCAGCTGCGCGCCGAGCGCGCCGAGCTGCTGGGATTTGCCACGCATGCCGACTACGTCATCGCCGAGGAAACCGCCGCGACTGCCGATGCCGCCCGCACCATGCTCTTCGACCTCGCCCCCGCCGCCGCGGCCAACGCCGAAGGCGAGCAGAAGCTCCTCGCGGAGGAAGCAACGCTCAACGGCCAGGGTTTCAGCGCCGCGGACTGGCCTTATTGGGAATCCAAGGTCCGCGCCCGCGACTTCTCCCTCGATGAGGACGAACTGCGCAAATACTTCCCGCTGGACCAGGTCCTGGAGAAGGGCGTCTTTGCCGCCGCCGAGCGCCTTTACGGCATCACCGTCACCCCGCGCGATGACCTCGAAGGCTATGCGGAGGGGGTTCGTGTGTGGGAGGTGCGAGATGGGGACATCTCGCACGTAGGCATCGACTCGCACGAGGATAAGGGGATCGGCCTTCTCCTTACCGACTACTTCGGGCGCCCCACCAAGCGCGGCGGCGCGTGGATGAGCGAATTCGTGGGGCAGTCCCGACTGCTGGAGCGCAAGCCGGTCATCGTCAACGTCATGGGCATCACCAAGCCCACCGACGGATCCCAACCGCTGCTCAGCATGGACGAGGTCCGCACCGTCTTCCACGAATTCGGCCACGCCCTGCACGGCCTGCTTTCCGACGTCCGCTACCCCACCTTCGCCGGCACCAACGTGCCGCGCGACTGGGTGGAGTTCCCCTCGCAGATCAATGAGAACTGGGCGCTCGATAAGAACTTGGTCAAGGAGTACGCCCGCCACGTGGAAACGGGCGAACCGATTCCGGACGAGCTTCTCGACGCCATCTCCGCCGCCTCCGAGTTCGGCCAGGGATTCGCCACGTCGGAGTATCTGGGGGCATCGATCATCGACCTCGCGTGGCATTCCCTGAGTGCTGCCGACGCCGCCAAGCTGGAGGCCACCCCGGAGGCCGTCGCCGAATTCGAGGCCGAGGCCCTGCGCGCGGCCGGACTGGACAACAAGCTCATCGCCCCGCGCTACCGCTCGACCTACTTCAACCACATCTTCGCCGGTGGCTACTCCGCGGGCTACTACTCCTACCTGTGGGCCGAAGCGCTCGACGCCGATGGTTTCGAGTGGTTCAAGGAGCAGACCGACCTTCACGCAGCCGGTCAGAAGTTCCGCAATGTCATCCTGTCGAAGGGCGCGTCCCGCGACTTCACGGAGGCCTACCGCGAGTTCCGCGGCCGCGACAAGGACGTTGCGCCGCTGCTCAAGCGCCGCGGCCTCGCCGGCGCCTAG
- a CDS encoding sigma-70 family RNA polymerase sigma factor, giving the protein MSAPLLEVSSTPVSAMSPDEHARLNHLLVQTAAADKHAFSALYDALAPTVYSVCLSVLRNPALAEEVAQDVFVEVWTSAAKFDPQRGNARSWVGRLAHGRAVDKLRSHVAAVHRDDRDALLTQATYTEPLEDEALGHVEAQRLRRAIGEIGEPHSTAVALAFFNGLTHAELAESTGVPLGTAKTRVRDGVKKLKAILGREGR; this is encoded by the coding sequence ATGTCCGCCCCGTTGCTGGAGGTAAGCTCTACACCCGTGTCTGCGATGTCACCTGATGAACATGCGCGGCTGAACCACCTGCTCGTTCAGACCGCTGCGGCAGACAAGCATGCCTTCAGCGCGCTATACGACGCCCTCGCACCCACCGTGTACAGCGTGTGCCTGAGCGTTTTGCGCAATCCTGCTTTGGCGGAAGAGGTTGCCCAAGACGTCTTCGTTGAGGTGTGGACTTCCGCTGCGAAATTTGATCCGCAGCGAGGGAACGCGCGGTCGTGGGTAGGCAGGCTGGCGCATGGGAGGGCCGTCGATAAGCTGCGTAGCCACGTTGCCGCAGTGCACCGTGATGACCGCGACGCGCTGCTGACCCAGGCTACCTACACCGAGCCCCTCGAAGATGAGGCCCTAGGACATGTCGAAGCGCAGCGTCTGCGCCGGGCTATCGGCGAGATCGGGGAGCCACATTCCACCGCGGTAGCCCTCGCATTTTTCAATGGCTTGACGCATGCTGAACTGGCAGAATCAACGGGAGTCCCGCTAGGTACGGCGAAGACGCGCGTGCGCGACGGCGTTAAGAAGCTAAAAGCGATCCTCGGAAGGGAGGGAAGATGA
- the ppc gene encoding phosphoenolpyruvate carboxylase — protein MSTPAPEQVREDIRFLGRVLGRVIAQQEGEDVFELVESTRRMAFDIAHGDAKPEDLVAIFRDLDITKVNLVARAFSYFALIANLAEDLDDESVEAPVSLRKTFAKLKEEGVAPADAASVIRGAHVAPVLTAHPTETRRRTVFDTQTRIKTLLKESHRGGDMAAIEKEMYLRMTLLWQTALIRIARPTLEDEIDVGLRYYKLSLLDQVPALNRAIRHAMRETFGQQLPDSPVVRPGSWIGGDHDGNPFVNEHTLTYATRKAAATVLQYYADELGELERELSLSDRYSSSSKELGALADASHNDEKSRVDEPYRRAIFGIRKKVLARLEGEASPSAYASPEELKRDLDVIDRSLRQFNDDIIADDRLARLRSAVTTFGFHLSTLDMRQNSESFENVLTEIFAAARITPDYRALGEEEKVALLVRELQTNRPLLFPGTEKEFTEDTAKELGIFRAAARAVRDFGPKSVSHCIISMTGTVSDILEPMVLLKEVGLGQVDVVPLFETIEDLKAGASILEKLWQMPVYREHLRSRGDVQEVMLGYSDSNKDGGYLQANWALYDAELALVELCVRHGVELRLAHGRGGAVGRGGGPTYDAILAQPKGAVSGSVRITEQGEVISAKYGAPETARRHLEAFISGALEASLLDTEPIADPERAYEIMRELADLSGTAYRQLVDDPGFIAYFTQSTPLHEIGELNLGSRPTSRKQTTAITDLRAIPWVLSWSQSRTNIPGWFGVGSAVTAWVQQAGGDEEKRWEELRELYRTWPFFRSVFANMAQVMAKAEMQLARLYANLVDDKETADRIFGLISVEFERTREVYLKVTGNADLVSENQRQARSLKRRYPYLLPLNAIQLELLRRYRRGDDQFLVSKTIQVTMNGLATALRNAG, from the coding sequence GTGAGCACACCTGCCCCAGAACAAGTCCGCGAAGACATCCGCTTCCTCGGCCGGGTGCTCGGCCGGGTCATCGCGCAGCAGGAAGGCGAGGACGTCTTTGAGCTCGTCGAATCCACCCGCCGCATGGCCTTCGACATCGCGCACGGCGATGCTAAGCCGGAGGACCTCGTCGCTATTTTCCGCGACCTCGACATCACCAAAGTCAACCTCGTGGCGCGAGCGTTCAGCTATTTCGCGCTCATCGCCAACCTAGCGGAGGACTTGGATGACGAGTCTGTCGAGGCGCCAGTGTCCCTGCGCAAGACATTCGCCAAGCTCAAAGAAGAAGGCGTCGCGCCCGCCGACGCAGCCTCCGTCATCCGCGGCGCCCACGTCGCCCCCGTTCTCACCGCGCACCCCACCGAAACCCGCCGCCGTACTGTCTTTGACACCCAGACCCGCATCAAGACTCTCCTCAAGGAATCACACCGCGGCGGCGACATGGCGGCAATCGAGAAGGAAATGTACCTGCGCATGACGCTGCTGTGGCAGACGGCGCTGATTCGCATCGCCCGCCCCACCCTTGAAGACGAGATTGACGTCGGCCTGCGCTATTACAAGCTGTCGCTGCTCGACCAGGTCCCTGCCCTCAACCGCGCCATCCGCCACGCCATGCGCGAGACCTTTGGCCAGCAGCTTCCCGATTCCCCCGTCGTCCGCCCCGGCTCCTGGATTGGCGGCGACCATGACGGCAACCCCTTTGTTAACGAGCACACCCTGACCTATGCCACCCGCAAGGCCGCGGCGACGGTGCTCCAGTATTACGCCGACGAACTCGGCGAGCTGGAGCGCGAGCTCTCCCTATCGGATCGCTATTCCTCCAGCTCCAAAGAGCTGGGCGCGCTTGCCGACGCCTCCCACAACGATGAAAAATCCCGCGTCGACGAACCCTATCGCCGGGCCATCTTCGGCATCCGTAAGAAGGTGCTGGCGAGGTTGGAAGGGGAGGCGTCGCCAAGCGCCTATGCGTCGCCGGAGGAACTCAAACGTGACCTGGACGTGATCGACCGCTCGCTGCGCCAATTCAACGATGACATCATCGCCGATGACCGCCTCGCCCGGCTGCGCTCGGCGGTGACCACGTTTGGATTCCACCTCTCGACGCTGGATATGCGCCAGAATTCGGAGTCCTTCGAGAACGTCCTCACCGAGATTTTCGCCGCGGCCAGGATCACCCCGGATTACCGCGCGCTGGGGGAGGAGGAGAAGGTCGCGCTGCTCGTGCGCGAGCTGCAGACCAACCGTCCGCTGCTATTCCCGGGCACGGAGAAGGAATTCACCGAGGATACCGCGAAGGAGCTGGGGATTTTCCGTGCAGCGGCGCGCGCTGTGCGGGACTTTGGTCCGAAGTCGGTGTCGCACTGCATAATTTCCATGACGGGAACGGTCTCCGACATTCTGGAGCCGATGGTGCTGCTCAAGGAGGTAGGCCTGGGCCAGGTGGATGTGGTGCCGCTGTTTGAGACCATCGAGGATCTGAAGGCGGGGGCCAGCATTCTGGAGAAGCTCTGGCAGATGCCTGTTTACCGCGAGCATCTGCGCTCGCGCGGGGATGTCCAAGAGGTGATGCTGGGGTATTCGGACTCCAACAAGGACGGCGGTTACCTGCAGGCGAACTGGGCGCTGTACGACGCCGAACTGGCCCTCGTTGAGCTCTGCGTGCGCCACGGCGTGGAGCTGCGGCTGGCGCATGGCCGGGGTGGCGCGGTGGGCCGCGGCGGTGGTCCGACGTATGACGCGATTTTGGCGCAGCCGAAGGGCGCGGTGTCCGGGTCGGTGCGCATTACTGAGCAGGGTGAGGTGATTTCTGCGAAGTACGGTGCGCCGGAAACCGCGCGCCGCCACTTGGAGGCTTTCATTTCCGGCGCGTTGGAGGCGTCGCTGTTGGATACCGAGCCGATTGCGGATCCCGAGCGCGCCTACGAGATCATGCGCGAGCTCGCGGACTTGAGCGGTACGGCGTACCGCCAGCTTGTCGACGACCCCGGGTTCATCGCTTACTTCACCCAGTCCACCCCGCTGCATGAGATTGGTGAGCTTAACTTGGGGTCGCGCCCGACCTCGCGTAAACAGACCACCGCGATTACGGATCTGCGAGCGATTCCCTGGGTGCTGTCGTGGTCGCAGTCCCGCACCAACATTCCAGGCTGGTTCGGCGTGGGCAGCGCGGTGACGGCGTGGGTGCAGCAAGCTGGCGGGGATGAGGAGAAGCGCTGGGAGGAGCTGCGCGAGCTGTACCGCACCTGGCCTTTCTTCCGCTCCGTGTTCGCCAACATGGCGCAGGTCATGGCCAAGGCGGAGATGCAGCTAGCACGCCTGTACGCCAACTTGGTCGACGACAAGGAGACCGCGGACCGTATCTTCGGCCTGATTTCCGTGGAGTTTGAGCGCACCCGCGAGGTCTACCTCAAGGTCACCGGCAACGCGGATCTGGTCAGTGAGAATCAGCGCCAGGCGAGGTCGCTCAAGCGGCGCTACCCATACCTGCTTCCGCTCAACGCCATCCAGTTGGAGTTGCTGCGTCGCTACCGCCGCGGCGATGACCAGTTCCTAGTGTCCAAGACCATCCAGGTCACTATGAACGGGTTGGCCACCGCGCTGCGCAACGCCGGCTAA
- the pdxT gene encoding pyridoxal 5'-phosphate synthase glutaminase subunit PdxT, whose translation MRPLVGVLALQGGVEEHLAVLESLGVETRRVRLPQDLDGLDGLVLPGGESSTIDKLARSFGVAEPLRRAVEGGLPVLATCAGLIYSARELENPAPGQQTLGLIDVTVRRNAFGNQRFSEERVVPVALQGPRPDAEISEVGAWGAESRDGEAYGIGPRSITLDIEASFIRAPIVTRVGEGVEVIATVPAPAPDTVTGGAAGEDSAACKDGAEHDGELTHPAAGHEAIVGVRQGRVTALSFHPEENGDSRLHAAWLASFAH comes from the coding sequence GTGCGACCACTCGTCGGTGTCCTCGCGCTGCAGGGCGGCGTGGAGGAACACCTTGCCGTGTTGGAGAGCCTCGGTGTCGAAACGCGCCGGGTGCGCCTGCCGCAGGACCTCGACGGGCTGGACGGGCTGGTGCTGCCGGGCGGCGAGTCGAGCACCATCGATAAGTTGGCGCGCTCTTTTGGCGTCGCGGAGCCGTTGCGCCGCGCCGTCGAGGGTGGGCTGCCGGTTCTCGCCACCTGCGCGGGGCTCATCTACAGCGCTCGCGAACTGGAGAACCCCGCTCCGGGCCAGCAGACGCTAGGGCTTATCGACGTCACCGTGCGCCGCAACGCCTTCGGCAACCAACGCTTCTCCGAGGAGCGTGTCGTTCCCGTCGCGCTGCAAGGTCCGCGACCCGATGCAGAGATCTCAGAGGTTGGGGCATGGGGTGCCGAGTCCCGAGATGGCGAGGCGTATGGCATAGGACCCCGAAGCATCACGCTCGATATTGAGGCGAGCTTCATCCGCGCGCCCATCGTTACCCGCGTGGGCGAAGGTGTTGAGGTCATCGCCACCGTGCCCGCCCCTGCGCCCGACACTGTGACTGGTGGCGCGGCTGGCGAAGATAGCGCGGCGTGCAAAGATGGCGCCGAACATGACGGGGAGCTAACTCATCCTGCCGCGGGGCACGAAGCGATTGTGGGCGTGCGGCAGGGGCGCGTCACAGCGCTGAGCTTCCATCCGGAAGAGAACGGTGACTCGCGCCTCCACGCCGCGTGGCTCGCTTCCTTTGCCCATTAG
- a CDS encoding HNH endonuclease signature motif containing protein, producing the protein MRLQTYFAALGRAIDLVAECAGLSESDLVALGAAPADATVFLSLHHTYFGHTSSTKKQRTAVEAARRRGHGLVTLQLIEHFVDKVRDHNKAWDLRVELCQTSAELVEKVARKRLRQMRKPRTYAERAKLTQHGNGLATLTVTADSLQLTGVFESIDQERPGESFLENLDGGGVKTEVATMAVLQLDDYAELLKGNTDKDGEEFIVRTTSGATMTGSQLVERALLDKGIIVAVSREHGPLDVFRFQRFATAKQRLALAAENPCCAWEGCKVPFEKCQIHHIKAWARGGPTNILNLVPLCPYHNGVNDDDPDAPPSRGHMDRIGGRVAWIPPYDAAPVFTSTFN; encoded by the coding sequence ATGAGATTGCAGACGTACTTCGCCGCCCTCGGCCGCGCCATTGACCTGGTGGCCGAGTGCGCGGGCCTGTCTGAATCTGACTTGGTGGCCCTCGGCGCCGCGCCTGCCGACGCCACCGTGTTCCTCTCCCTCCACCACACCTACTTCGGGCACACCTCTTCGACGAAGAAGCAGCGTACGGCGGTAGAAGCCGCGCGCCGGCGCGGGCACGGGCTGGTGACCTTGCAGCTTATCGAGCACTTTGTGGACAAAGTCCGGGACCACAACAAGGCCTGGGACTTGCGGGTAGAGCTGTGCCAGACCAGCGCGGAGCTAGTGGAAAAGGTAGCGCGCAAGCGCCTACGTCAGATGCGCAAGCCCCGCACATATGCCGAGCGCGCCAAGCTCACCCAGCATGGCAACGGCCTGGCCACGCTCACGGTCACCGCGGACTCGCTGCAGCTGACTGGCGTATTCGAGAGCATCGACCAGGAACGCCCCGGCGAGAGTTTCTTGGAAAATCTGGACGGTGGCGGCGTCAAGACTGAGGTTGCCACCATGGCGGTCCTGCAGCTTGATGACTACGCCGAGCTGCTCAAGGGAAATACCGACAAGGACGGCGAAGAGTTCATTGTCCGCACCACCAGTGGCGCGACCATGACCGGCTCGCAACTGGTGGAGCGCGCTTTGCTGGACAAGGGGATCATCGTGGCGGTCAGCCGTGAGCATGGCCCGCTCGATGTGTTCCGCTTCCAGCGTTTCGCCACCGCCAAGCAGCGCCTCGCCTTGGCCGCGGAGAATCCCTGCTGCGCGTGGGAGGGCTGCAAGGTTCCCTTTGAGAAGTGCCAGATCCACCACATCAAGGCCTGGGCCCGCGGCGGGCCCACCAACATCCTCAACCTGGTGCCGCTGTGCCCGTACCACAACGGAGTCAACGACGATGACCCCGATGCCCCGCCCTCACGCGGCCACATGGATCGCATCGGCGGGCGGGTGGCATGGATCCCGCCATACGACGCCGCGCCGGTCTTCACCAGCACCTTCAACTAA
- a CDS encoding anti-sigma factor, which yields MSNTHEFSDETFDDFLDSLPEVEPPARMKDAIFAEIDGGEAAEVIELPRRRWRAFVAVPAAAAVLVAGVVAAPQLLQLGQPDAADSARVEAESPGEKSMHDIMGAEDLMQGNADVSGAQLDIVSSASMAKSGAMVDGQPQLADGMGAQVWAVSADGEMASAGVIGQDPHDGVWMPFDGAAVKVMVTEEPAGGSEQPTGRTLATVTLASAS from the coding sequence ATGAGCAATACGCATGAGTTTTCTGATGAGACTTTCGACGACTTCCTCGATTCCCTCCCCGAGGTCGAACCGCCAGCGCGAATGAAAGATGCCATCTTTGCGGAAATTGACGGGGGCGAAGCTGCCGAGGTTATCGAGCTTCCACGTCGCCGGTGGCGGGCCTTCGTGGCAGTGCCAGCGGCCGCGGCAGTGCTCGTCGCGGGCGTGGTAGCAGCGCCGCAGCTCTTGCAGTTGGGTCAACCCGATGCAGCGGATAGCGCGCGAGTCGAAGCCGAATCGCCGGGCGAGAAATCTATGCATGACATCATGGGGGCAGAGGACCTTATGCAGGGCAATGCGGATGTCTCGGGAGCGCAACTGGATATCGTTTCCTCCGCCTCGATGGCGAAATCCGGCGCGATGGTCGATGGCCAGCCACAACTGGCCGACGGCATGGGCGCCCAGGTGTGGGCAGTCAGTGCAGATGGTGAGATGGCCTCAGCCGGGGTTATCGGTCAGGACCCACACGATGGGGTGTGGATGCCCTTCGACGGTGCCGCGGTCAAAGTCATGGTTACCGAGGAACCTGCGGGTGGCAGCGAGCAACCGACGGGCCGCACCCTCGCCACCGTGACCTTGGCCAGCGCTAGCTAG